The following are from one region of the Halarcobacter sp. genome:
- a CDS encoding 2-dehydropantoate 2-reductase → MNFIILGTGGIGAFYGAKLVLAGHSVKFIARGEHLKVLKEKGLSLTHSTFAFNEKIDVCSFEDLDFKVIQESDAIIFSTKSTSTKELAQKLNTVINQNLSFPYLVSLQNGVENEDILCEYFPEEKVIGGLSRKIGAHIIEAGVIESTGDVETIIGAIKENNLNKSFMEDFKYSLEKVETKCEIVSDIKLELWKKLIINNGVNAICALLRVKTGIVMRNEKLSQIVYGLMKETAIAAKVDNIEISPKDVEQMFELIKHFDSIKPSMLVDVENGRVIEIDEICNIVIKKCEQLDYDASYTKTISYLLDFIYYN, encoded by the coding sequence ATGAATTTTATTATTTTAGGTACGGGTGGAATTGGTGCATTTTATGGAGCAAAACTAGTTTTAGCAGGTCATAGTGTAAAATTTATTGCAAGGGGTGAACACCTAAAAGTTTTAAAAGAAAAAGGATTAAGTTTAACTCACAGCACTTTTGCTTTTAATGAAAAAATTGATGTGTGCAGTTTTGAAGATTTAGATTTTAAGGTGATTCAAGAGAGTGATGCAATTATTTTTTCTACTAAATCTACTTCAACAAAAGAACTTGCTCAAAAATTAAATACTGTTATTAATCAAAATCTTTCTTTTCCTTATTTAGTTTCTCTTCAAAATGGTGTTGAAAATGAAGATATATTATGTGAATATTTTCCAGAAGAAAAGGTTATTGGAGGATTATCAAGAAAAATAGGTGCACATATAATTGAAGCTGGAGTAATTGAATCAACAGGAGATGTGGAAACAATAATTGGTGCAATTAAAGAGAATAATTTAAATAAATCTTTTATGGAAGATTTTAAATATAGTTTAGAAAAAGTTGAAACTAAATGTGAGATTGTTTCTGATATTAAACTTGAATTGTGGAAAAAACTTATTATAAATAATGGTGTTAATGCTATTTGTGCTTTACTTAGAGTTAAAACAGGTATTGTAATGAGAAATGAAAAGTTATCCCAAATAGTTTATGGGCTTATGAAAGAAACAGCAATAGCTGCAAAAGTTGATAATATTGAGATATCCCCAAAAGATGTTGAACAAATGTTTGAGCTAATAAAACATTTTGATTCAATAAAACCTTCAATGTTGGTTGATGTTGAAAATGGTAGAGTTATAGAGATTGATGAGATTTGTAATATTGTAATCAAAAAATGTGAACAGCTTGATTATGATGCTTCTTACACTAAAACTATATCTTATTTATTAGATTTTATATATTATAACTAA
- the atzF gene encoding allophanate hydrolase produces the protein MLEKQLFDIQSIHDAYKGGTKVEDIVKEVYRRIEEVNDDGIFIHLQPIEDILKEVSSFDNMNLTDKPLWGIPFTVKDNIDVAGVPTTAACEAYEYTPVEDAFVVKLLKEAGAICIGKTNLDQFATGLVGVRTPYGAPKNAVDASIVPGGSSCGSAVAVSHQIVSFSLGTDTAGSGRVPAALNNIVGFKPTLGTLSKQGVVPACLTLDTISIFALTICDASQIFDISAQYNIKDPYSKKRELEEPKKTEDMIIGVPNSASRIFYGDDLEEESYERTLIELREKGFTLKEIDLEAFFEVGELLYEGSWVAERYTVIGDLIEKAPQKVLDVTRNIISKAKNFSSSDVYRDIYKLNELKREVEIALEGIDLLALPTITRPYTVEDLENEPIEANSRIGLYTKFVNLLDFSAIAIPVERRKDGFASGITAMAVAHKEDTLSLFCRTLQEGMKLYYGNSKVEIDTSTSDCNKDKKERIEIAVVGAHLKNMPLNYQLTDLDASYVYRTRTAKKYKLYNLVNEDIAKPGLIKTDDGYAIEIEVWSLPIKNLGAFEKNISTPLCIGDIELENGKYVKGFLCEHIATLEAEDISAFGGWKAYLNSIEK, from the coding sequence ATGTTAGAAAAACAATTATTTGATATACAAAGTATCCACGATGCATATAAAGGGGGAACTAAAGTTGAAGATATAGTTAAAGAGGTTTATAGAAGAATTGAAGAGGTAAATGATGATGGGATTTTTATCCATCTTCAACCAATTGAAGATATTCTAAAAGAGGTATCTTCTTTTGACAATATGAACTTAACAGACAAACCACTTTGGGGTATCCCTTTTACTGTAAAAGATAATATTGATGTTGCAGGTGTTCCTACAACTGCTGCTTGTGAAGCGTATGAGTACACTCCAGTTGAAGATGCTTTTGTAGTAAAACTACTAAAAGAAGCTGGTGCTATTTGTATAGGTAAAACAAACCTTGACCAATTTGCCACTGGACTTGTGGGAGTAAGAACGCCTTATGGTGCACCTAAAAATGCAGTTGATGCTTCGATTGTTCCAGGGGGTTCAAGTTGTGGTTCTGCCGTTGCAGTTTCACATCAAATTGTTTCATTCTCTTTAGGAACAGATACTGCTGGTTCAGGTAGAGTTCCTGCTGCTTTAAATAATATAGTTGGATTTAAACCAACACTTGGAACACTTTCTAAACAAGGAGTTGTTCCTGCTTGTCTTACACTTGATACAATTTCAATTTTTGCACTTACTATTTGTGATGCCTCACAGATTTTTGATATAAGTGCTCAATACAATATAAAAGACCCTTACTCTAAAAAAAGAGAGCTTGAGGAGCCTAAAAAAACAGAAGATATGATTATTGGTGTTCCAAACAGTGCCTCTAGAATATTTTATGGAGATGACTTAGAAGAGGAATCATACGAAAGAACTTTAATAGAATTAAGAGAAAAAGGTTTTACTCTTAAAGAGATTGATTTAGAAGCATTTTTTGAAGTTGGAGAACTTTTATATGAAGGTTCTTGGGTTGCAGAAAGATATACAGTAATTGGAGACTTAATAGAAAAAGCTCCACAAAAAGTTTTAGATGTAACAAGAAATATCATCTCAAAAGCAAAAAACTTCTCATCAAGTGATGTATACAGAGATATATATAAACTAAACGAATTAAAAAGAGAAGTTGAGATTGCTTTAGAAGGTATTGATCTATTAGCATTACCAACAATTACTAGACCATATACAGTTGAAGACTTAGAAAATGAGCCAATAGAAGCAAACTCAAGAATTGGACTATACACAAAATTTGTAAATCTTTTAGATTTTAGTGCTATTGCTATTCCTGTAGAAAGAAGAAAAGATGGTTTTGCAAGTGGAATAACTGCAATGGCTGTTGCTCACAAAGAAGACACACTTTCTTTATTTTGTAGAACTCTTCAAGAGGGAATGAAACTTTATTATGGAAACTCTAAAGTAGAGATTGATACTTCTACATCAGATTGCAACAAAGATAAAAAAGAGAGAATAGAGATTGCTGTAGTTGGTGCTCACCTTAAAAATATGCCTCTAAACTACCAACTAACTGATTTAGATGCAAGTTATGTTTATAGAACAAGAACTGCAAAGAAATACAAACTTTATAACTTAGTAAATGAAGATATTGCAAAACCAGGATTAATAAAAACTGATGATGGTTATGCAATAGAGATTGAAGTTTGGTCACTTCCTATAAAAAACCTTGGTGCTTTTGAAAAAAATATATCAACACCATTATGTATAGGAGATATTGAATTAGAAAATGGAAAATATGTAAAAGGTTTCTTATGTGAACATATTGCAACTTTAGAAGCGGAAGATATATCTGCATTTGGTGGCTGGAAAGCTTATTTAAACTCAATTGAAAAATAA
- a CDS encoding ABC transporter substrate-binding protein yields MKRRDFMRVAAAASVLPFLRYLPVEANAASRDGILVVISGHSINSLDLHRKGTNRPSYEVTVNIYDRLVRFGTTTLADGTLAYDSTKIEPQIAKSWEFSEDRKSITFKIDERAKFWDGTQVTAHDVKWSFDRAVSLGGFPTVQMKAGSMTDPKQFVVVDDMTFRIDTPVASKLTLPDLAVPIPFIINSKVAKKHATEKDPWATEYLHKTPAGSGPYKIARWDAGQQYVYQRNEDYAVGPKPAIQRVIVREVPSASTRRALLERKDADLYTDVPPKDVKEFKEEGKIKVQGAPIDNCLHVLGLNVKYKPFDNKKVRQAIAYAIPYQQIIEAAAYERAVPMFGAKSKKPTSIKWPQAFPYDTNIQKAKKLMEEAGFKDGFETTLSYNLGMADWQEPTALLIQEALKKIGIKVKLDKIPGANWRTAALIEKRLPMHLENFGGWLNYPDYYFFWAYQYGHLFNSSNYKNEKIEELTDKTLFMEVNDPEYQPMIKEMIEIAFEDVPRIPLYQPYLDAAMQKNVDGYSSWFHRQLDCSTITKS; encoded by the coding sequence ATGAAAAGAAGAGATTTTATGAGAGTTGCTGCAGCAGCTTCAGTTTTACCGTTTTTAAGATATTTACCAGTTGAAGCAAATGCTGCTTCTAGAGATGGAATTTTAGTTGTGATTTCAGGACACTCAATTAACAGTCTTGATTTACATAGAAAAGGAACAAATAGACCAAGTTATGAAGTTACAGTAAATATCTATGATAGACTTGTTAGATTTGGTACAACTACTTTAGCAGATGGTACACTTGCTTATGATTCTACTAAAATTGAGCCACAAATTGCAAAATCATGGGAATTTTCAGAAGATAGAAAATCAATTACATTTAAAATTGATGAAAGAGCAAAATTCTGGGATGGGACACAAGTAACTGCACACGATGTTAAATGGTCTTTTGACAGAGCAGTTAGTCTTGGAGGTTTCCCAACAGTTCAAATGAAAGCAGGTTCTATGACTGACCCAAAACAGTTTGTTGTAGTTGATGATATGACTTTTAGAATTGATACACCCGTTGCTTCTAAACTAACACTTCCAGATTTAGCTGTTCCCATTCCATTTATTATTAACTCAAAAGTTGCAAAAAAACATGCCACTGAAAAAGATCCTTGGGCAACTGAATATTTACATAAAACACCTGCTGGTTCAGGACCATATAAAATTGCTAGATGGGATGCAGGACAACAATATGTTTACCAAAGAAATGAAGATTATGCTGTTGGTCCAAAACCAGCTATTCAAAGAGTTATAGTAAGAGAAGTTCCTTCTGCTTCAACAAGAAGAGCCTTACTTGAAAGAAAAGATGCTGACCTTTATACTGATGTACCACCAAAAGATGTAAAAGAGTTCAAAGAGGAAGGTAAAATCAAAGTTCAAGGTGCACCTATTGATAACTGCTTACATGTTTTAGGTTTAAATGTAAAATACAAACCATTTGATAACAAAAAAGTGAGACAAGCGATTGCTTATGCTATTCCTTATCAACAAATTATTGAAGCTGCTGCTTATGAAAGAGCTGTTCCAATGTTTGGAGCAAAAAGTAAAAAACCAACTTCAATCAAATGGCCACAAGCTTTCCCTTATGATACAAATATCCAAAAAGCAAAAAAACTTATGGAAGAAGCTGGATTTAAAGATGGATTTGAAACAACACTATCTTATAACTTAGGAATGGCAGATTGGCAAGAACCAACTGCACTACTTATTCAAGAAGCTTTAAAAAAGATTGGTATCAAAGTAAAACTAGACAAAATTCCAGGAGCAAACTGGAGAACAGCGGCACTTATTGAGAAAAGACTTCCAATGCACTTAGAAAACTTTGGTGGGTGGTTAAACTATCCAGATTACTATTTCTTCTGGGCATACCAATATGGACACCTATTTAACTCATCAAACTACAAAAATGAGAAAATTGAAGAGTTAACAGATAAAACTTTATTTATGGAAGTAAATGACCCTGAGTATCAGCCAATGATTAAAGAGATGATTGAGATTGCGTTTGAGGATGTTCCTAGAATTCCACTATATCAACCATATTTAGATGCAGCAATGCAAAAAAATGTTGATGGTTATTCTTCTTGGTTCCATAGACAGCTAGATTGTAGCACAATTACAAAATCATAA
- a CDS encoding ABC transporter permease: MKNRVGQIANRLFQSIPSIIGIIIISFLLTRALPGDPAVYFAGAMADEESINEVRIALGLDKGIIEQFFIYVQNLAVGDLGLSLNTGLPVLEELTTRLPASLELTLIGLTFAIFVAVPLGILSATKPGSWIDHLTRVLVTMGVSLPTFFTGLFLIYIFYFLLGVAPSPIGRLDIIYLSPPHVTGFYTIDSLLANDMETFWASVRQLILPALTLGIFALAPIARMTRASMINALSSDYVRTAKANGLPQRKVLITYALRNSFLSILTTLGMVFSFLLGANVLVEKVFSWPGIGSFAIEALVASDYAAVQGFVLTMALLFVLVNLFIDIVLTLIDPRVSIDN; this comes from the coding sequence ATGAAAAATCGTGTCGGTCAAATAGCAAATAGGCTATTTCAGTCAATACCTTCAATTATAGGTATTATTATCATCTCTTTTCTTCTAACAAGAGCCTTACCAGGTGACCCAGCAGTTTATTTTGCTGGGGCAATGGCAGATGAAGAATCGATAAATGAAGTAAGAATAGCACTTGGTTTAGACAAAGGGATTATTGAACAATTTTTTATTTATGTTCAAAATCTTGCAGTTGGAGACTTAGGATTATCTTTAAATACTGGACTTCCTGTTTTAGAAGAGCTAACAACTAGACTTCCAGCTTCTTTAGAGTTAACTTTAATTGGTTTAACTTTTGCAATTTTTGTTGCTGTACCTTTAGGGATTTTATCAGCAACAAAACCAGGAAGTTGGATAGACCATTTAACTAGAGTTTTAGTGACAATGGGAGTTTCTCTTCCAACATTTTTTACAGGATTATTTCTTATATATATTTTTTATTTTCTATTAGGAGTTGCACCTTCACCAATTGGAAGACTTGATATCATATATCTTTCACCTCCTCATGTGACAGGTTTTTATACTATTGACTCACTATTAGCAAACGATATGGAAACATTTTGGGCAAGTGTTAGACAGCTTATATTACCTGCTTTAACTTTAGGTATTTTTGCTTTAGCACCAATTGCTAGAATGACAAGAGCATCTATGATAAATGCCCTATCAAGTGATTATGTAAGAACTGCAAAAGCAAATGGTTTACCACAAAGAAAAGTTTTAATAACTTATGCTTTAAGAAACTCATTTCTTTCTATTCTGACAACATTAGGAATGGTATTTTCATTTCTTTTAGGAGCAAATGTTTTAGTTGAAAAAGTATTTTCATGGCCAGGAATTGGTTCTTTTGCAATTGAAGCTTTAGTTGCTTCAGATTATGCAGCCGTTCAAGGTTTTGTTTTAACTATGGCTTTACTATTTGTTTTAGTAAACCTATTTATTGATATTGTATTAACTCTAATTGACCCTAGAGTTTCAATAGATAACTAA
- a CDS encoding ABC transporter permease, producing MEQFLKHFKYVLKENPVTALSFFMFFALIFLSIFGSAIAPYDPLLTDSKAILQPPSWAHLFGTDNLGRDILSRVIVATKLDLFIAFSAVFLSFFAGSALGAISGFYGGWLDKIIGRVCDSIMAFPLFVLAMGIVATMGNSVENIIYATAIINLPFYARVTRAEVLIRRDAGYVQAAKLNGNSNMRILALQIFPNCLPPMMIQISLNMGWAILNAAGLSFIGLGVRPPDAEWGIMVAEGATYIVSGEWWLALFPGLALMLAVFCFNLLGDGLRDLVDPKKRT from the coding sequence ATGGAACAATTTTTAAAACACTTTAAATATGTATTAAAAGAAAATCCTGTTACAGCATTATCTTTTTTTATGTTTTTTGCACTAATTTTTTTATCAATCTTTGGTTCAGCTATTGCACCTTATGACCCACTTTTAACTGACTCAAAGGCTATTTTACAGCCACCATCTTGGGCTCATCTATTTGGGACTGACAATTTAGGAAGAGATATTCTAAGTAGAGTTATTGTTGCAACTAAACTTGATTTGTTTATTGCTTTTTCTGCTGTATTTTTATCATTTTTTGCAGGGAGTGCATTAGGAGCTATTTCTGGATTTTATGGTGGTTGGCTTGATAAGATCATAGGTAGAGTTTGTGATTCTATTATGGCTTTTCCTCTTTTTGTTTTAGCAATGGGTATTGTTGCAACTATGGGAAATTCAGTTGAAAATATCATATATGCAACAGCTATTATTAACCTTCCTTTTTATGCAAGAGTTACTAGAGCAGAAGTTCTAATACGAAGAGATGCAGGATATGTTCAAGCTGCAAAACTAAATGGAAACTCAAATATGAGAATCTTGGCTTTACAGATTTTTCCAAACTGTTTACCACCTATGATGATTCAAATCTCACTAAATATGGGGTGGGCAATTTTAAATGCAGCTGGTTTATCATTTATTGGACTTGGTGTTAGACCACCAGATGCAGAATGGGGAATTATGGTTGCAGAAGGTGCGACATATATAGTATCAGGAGAATGGTGGCTTGCCCTATTCCCAGGACTTGCTCTTATGCTTGCAGTATTTTGTTTTAATCTACTTGGTGATGGTTTAAGAGATTTAGTTGACCCTAAAAAAAGAACATAA
- a CDS encoding ABC transporter ATP-binding protein, with product MYSFLNIDNLSVGFKTRNGIVHGVKNVSMDIQKGEILGVIGESGSGKSVTAFTVLGLLDDAGFVSNGDIKYENFSLTKAKENELRLYRGREISMIFQNPRAALNPIRCVGKQIEDVLLCHHQASRQDVKEKAIKMLEKVKIINPEQRYYSYPFELSGGMCQRVMIAIAIACKPRLLIADEPTTGLDVTTQKVIMDLIQELAQKEDMSVMLITHDLGMAALYCDKISVMQKGEIVEKNSVFELFQNPKHPYTKKLIAASPGPKSKLEDLTAIPEEMEDSNVEVVKSTSKKHIKSDEVVLEVIDLVKKFPIGKKSFFNFKKEEEPVFTAVDGISFSLRKGESLGLVGESGCGKSTTSNMITKLLEPTSGDIILENENITPYTATQFSSMKQRNKIQMVFQDPTESLNPRFTAFDSISEPLKRLLNIKDKKQIKKRVEELSLMVGLPIHLLSRFPHQLSGGQKARVGIARAISVNPKILILDEPTSALDVSVQAVVLQLLEKLKIELQMSYIFVSHDLNVVKLLCERVIVMNRGEIVEQGDVYDILENPKEEYTKKLIESIPHFEPEKLKYVD from the coding sequence ATGTACTCATTTTTAAATATAGATAATTTAAGTGTAGGCTTCAAAACTAGAAATGGGATTGTTCATGGGGTAAAAAATGTCTCTATGGATATTCAAAAAGGTGAAATCCTTGGTGTTATTGGTGAAAGTGGTTCAGGTAAATCTGTAACTGCTTTTACTGTTTTAGGTCTTTTAGATGATGCTGGGTTTGTATCAAATGGAGATATAAAATATGAAAACTTCTCTTTAACAAAAGCAAAAGAAAATGAACTAAGACTTTATAGAGGAAGAGAAATCTCAATGATTTTTCAAAATCCAAGAGCCGCATTAAACCCTATTAGATGTGTAGGAAAACAAATAGAAGATGTACTTCTTTGTCACCATCAAGCATCAAGGCAAGATGTAAAAGAAAAAGCAATAAAAATGCTTGAAAAAGTAAAAATCATAAACCCTGAACAAAGATATTATTCTTATCCTTTTGAGCTTTCAGGAGGTATGTGCCAAAGGGTTATGATAGCAATTGCTATTGCTTGCAAACCTAGACTTTTGATTGCTGATGAACCTACAACTGGACTTGATGTTACAACTCAAAAAGTTATTATGGATTTGATACAAGAGTTAGCACAAAAAGAAGATATGTCTGTTATGCTAATTACACACGATTTAGGGATGGCAGCTTTATATTGTGACAAAATAAGTGTAATGCAAAAAGGGGAAATAGTAGAAAAAAACAGTGTTTTTGAACTATTTCAAAACCCAAAACATCCATATACAAAAAAACTAATTGCAGCTTCACCTGGACCAAAATCTAAACTTGAAGATTTGACAGCTATTCCTGAAGAGATGGAAGATTCTAATGTAGAAGTTGTAAAGTCAACTAGTAAAAAACATATAAAAAGCGATGAAGTTGTTTTAGAAGTAATTGATTTAGTAAAGAAATTCCCTATTGGCAAAAAGTCATTTTTCAATTTCAAAAAAGAGGAAGAGCCTGTATTTACTGCTGTAGATGGAATCTCATTTAGCTTACGAAAAGGTGAGAGTTTAGGTTTGGTTGGAGAATCTGGATGTGGAAAATCAACAACTTCAAATATGATTACAAAACTACTTGAACCAACTTCTGGAGATATTATTTTAGAAAATGAAAATATAACACCTTATACAGCTACACAATTTTCATCTATGAAACAAAGAAATAAAATCCAAATGGTTTTCCAAGACCCAACAGAGAGTTTAAATCCTAGATTTACTGCCTTTGATTCTATTTCTGAGCCTTTAAAAAGGTTACTTAACATCAAAGACAAAAAGCAGATTAAAAAAAGGGTTGAAGAGTTAAGCTTAATGGTTGGACTTCCAATTCACCTTTTATCTAGATTTCCCCATCAATTATCAGGTGGACAAAAGGCTAGAGTTGGAATAGCAAGAGCTATTTCAGTAAATCCAAAAATTCTTATTCTAGATGAGCCAACTTCTGCTCTTGATGTATCTGTTCAAGCAGTTGTTTTACAACTTTTAGAAAAACTAAAAATAGAGCTTCAAATGAGTTATATTTTTGTATCACATGACTTAAATGTAGTAAAACTACTTTGTGAAAGAGTTATAGTAATGAACAGAGGTGAAATAGTTGAACAAGGTGATGTTTATGACATCTTAGAAAACCCAAAAGAGGAGTATACTAAAAAACTTATAGAATCAATTCCACACTTTGAGCCTGAAAAACTAAAATATGTGGATTAA
- a CDS encoding response regulator — MKNILKYLTVLYVEDDDEVRQNLTDTISNMVKKVYSASNVEDALDIYDEIKPDIIFTDIDMPGRNGLELVREIREEDSTTPIVVLTAYKTEKFLMEAVSLHLESYIIKPISYQDLKEALFNCSEKLLERNRFEIVFQNGSKYNLHTNIFTNKNKEIEKLQNKEKLLLETLIEFKNELVFYDIIEENVWEGDSLNKGTLKVIVGKLRQKIGKTSIINENEQGYRLLI, encoded by the coding sequence ATGAAAAATATACTAAAATATTTAACAGTTTTATATGTTGAAGATGATGATGAAGTAAGACAAAACCTTACAGATACAATCTCAAATATGGTCAAAAAAGTCTATTCTGCATCAAATGTAGAAGATGCTTTGGATATTTATGATGAGATTAAACCAGATATTATTTTCACTGATATTGATATGCCAGGAAGAAATGGTTTGGAGTTAGTAAGAGAGATTAGAGAAGAAGATAGTACAACACCAATTGTTGTACTAACTGCTTATAAAACAGAAAAGTTTTTAATGGAAGCTGTTTCTTTACACCTTGAATCATATATTATAAAACCTATCTCTTACCAAGATTTAAAAGAAGCACTTTTTAACTGTTCTGAAAAACTATTAGAAAGAAACAGATTTGAAATTGTTTTTCAAAATGGCTCGAAATACAATCTTCACACAAATATTTTTACAAATAAAAACAAAGAAATAGAAAAACTTCAAAACAAAGAAAAACTTCTGTTAGAAACACTAATCGAGTTTAAAAATGAACTTGTTTTTTATGATATTATAGAAGAGAATGTTTGGGAAGGCGATAGTCTTAACAAAGGAACACTAAAAGTTATTGTGGGAAAACTAAGACAAAAAATAGGAAAAACCTCAATAATAAACGAAAATGAACAAGGTTACAGGCTTCTAATTTGA
- a CDS encoding CHASE domain-containing protein — MIKNRYKLHVSSIIIVGFLLSLFISFTINNIEEKAIKNRFENVVDNKMKSFYREISVNLETLYTLSILFNENKVPSRETFQKEALKIINRHNALQALEWIPRVPHDKRQEYEKEFFFTTQDKNKKMIQIEKKDEYFPVYYVVPLENNEEALGFDLSSNRTRDITIQNSLLTKQPRITKAIELVQNKNKKGFLAFLPIFKNHTQEIRGFVLGVFVIEDIFTKSMLKDNLVKQINFNIYDISNKIEEIIFSHKAENKIYKHMVYKKTFPSVWGKQWTFEAIPSVTYINERKSLAFELSLIIGILITIIISYRINKFHNQKFESIQQLKNKDEILYIQSRYATIGETLSNIEHQWRSPLSKLSSNIISIQSEIEFKGMPKKEKLQTSLENMQKTLDYMSNIVDEFKNFHIQDKTKTNFMFDDTLNVALKLLENDFTKLNIQIIRQRENDLSLYGYQNEFAQVLINILSNSRDVFIERQIKKPLIQIQTYKKDRKIFIKIRDNAQGIEKKHINNIFEQFYSTKQSSGIGLHLCMMIINKHMDGEIKVENTTFNVFKERYKGAAFTIILPIT, encoded by the coding sequence TTGATAAAAAACAGATATAAACTGCATGTATCATCAATAATAATTGTAGGATTCCTACTCTCTTTATTTATTAGTTTTACAATAAACAATATTGAAGAAAAAGCTATAAAAAACAGATTTGAAAATGTAGTTGATAATAAAATGAAATCTTTTTATAGAGAGATTTCAGTAAACCTTGAAACTCTTTATACTTTATCAATTTTATTCAATGAAAACAAAGTACCTTCACGAGAAACATTTCAAAAAGAAGCTCTAAAAATCATAAACAGACACAATGCCCTACAAGCTTTAGAGTGGATTCCAAGAGTTCCTCACGATAAAAGACAAGAGTATGAAAAAGAGTTTTTCTTTACAACACAAGATAAAAATAAAAAAATGATCCAAATTGAAAAAAAAGATGAATATTTTCCAGTATATTATGTAGTTCCATTAGAAAACAATGAAGAAGCATTAGGGTTTGATTTATCAAGTAATAGAACGAGAGATATAACTATCCAAAATTCACTTTTAACAAAACAACCTAGGATAACAAAAGCTATAGAATTGGTTCAAAATAAAAATAAAAAAGGCTTTTTAGCATTTCTTCCAATATTCAAAAATCATACCCAAGAAATTAGAGGTTTTGTTTTAGGTGTATTTGTAATAGAAGATATATTTACAAAATCTATGTTAAAAGATAATTTAGTAAAACAAATAAATTTTAACATTTATGATATAAGTAATAAAATAGAAGAGATTATTTTTAGCCATAAAGCAGAAAATAAGATATATAAGCATATGGTTTATAAAAAAACATTTCCGAGTGTTTGGGGAAAACAATGGACTTTCGAAGCAATTCCTAGTGTAACATACATCAATGAAAGAAAAAGTTTAGCTTTTGAACTTAGTCTCATTATTGGTATATTAATAACAATCATAATCTCATACAGAATAAACAAGTTTCATAATCAAAAGTTTGAATCGATTCAACAACTTAAAAACAAAGATGAGATTTTATATATTCAATCAAGATATGCAACTATTGGAGAAACTCTATCAAATATTGAACACCAATGGAGAAGCCCTTTATCTAAACTCTCTTCAAATATTATCTCAATTCAAAGTGAGATTGAGTTTAAAGGGATGCCAAAAAAAGAGAAACTTCAAACCTCTTTAGAAAATATGCAAAAAACTTTAGATTATATGAGTAATATTGTTGATGAGTTTAAAAACTTCCATATCCAAGACAAAACAAAAACTAACTTTATGTTTGATGATACATTAAATGTTGCATTAAAACTTTTAGAAAATGATTTTACAAAACTAAATATTCAAATAATTAGACAAAGAGAGAATGATTTATCTCTTTATGGATATCAAAATGAGTTTGCACAAGTATTAATAAACATCTTATCAAACAGTAGAGATGTATTTATAGAAAGACAAATAAAAAAACCTCTTATACAAATCCAAACATATAAAAAAGATAGAAAAATATTTATAAAAATCAGAGACAATGCCCAAGGGATTGAAAAAAAACACATAAACAATATCTTTGAACAATTCTACTCAACAAAACAAAGTTCAGGTATTGGATTACACCTTTGTATGATGATTATAAATAAACATATGGATGGTGAAATAAAAGTTGAAAACACAACTTTTAATGTTTTTAAAGAGAGATATAAAGGTGCTGCATTTACTATTATTTTGCCAATTACTTAA